Proteins encoded within one genomic window of Hevea brasiliensis isolate MT/VB/25A 57/8 chromosome 8, ASM3005281v1, whole genome shotgun sequence:
- the LOC131182145 gene encoding uncharacterized protein LOC131182145, with protein sequence MESKAVSVMNQEFVKLDRFDGTNYVRWKDKMLFLLTTLKISYILDPNLPAISPPTPEDSEQVKADRDKREEDELLCKGHILNNLSDRLYDLFTSVKSPMEIWKSLEFKHNSEKQGVDKFLIMKYFEFQMVDNISVMDQVHELHVLISKLKDLKVIVPESLQVGGIIAKLPPSWNDYRKKLLHTTEDFSLEQIQKHLRIEEETRNRDKKFVSESTTKVNFVQGGQNFQKKNSGSKRKFSEAKSNKI encoded by the coding sequence ATGGAGTCCAAGGCTGTTTCCGTGATGAATCAAGAGTTTGTGAAACTTGATCGTTTTGATGGGACAAACTATGTTCGCTGGAAAGACAAGATGCTATTCCTACTCACCACATTGAAGATTTCTTATATACTTGATCCAAATCTGCCTGCTATTTCACCACCAACTCCAGAAGATTCTGAACAAGTGAAAGCAGATCGAGACAaacgtgaagaagatgaattgctatGCAAaggtcatattcttaacaacttgtcAGATAGGCTATATGATCTATTTACTTCTGTCAAGTctccaatggaaatttggaaatcACTGGAGTTCAAACACAACTCAGAAAAACAAGGTGTGGATAAATTTCTCatcatgaaatattttgaattccaAATGGTTGATAATATATCTGTTATGGATCAAGTCCATGAGTTACATGTCCTTATTTCAAAACTTAAAGATTTGAAAGTGATAGTTCCTGAATCATTGCAAGTTGGAGGAATAATAGCAAAACTTCCTCCTAGTTGgaatgattataggaagaaattacTGCATACCACAGAAGATTTTTCTCTCGAACAGATTCAGAAACACTTGCGCATTGAAGAAGAAACAAGAAATCGTGATAAGAAATTTGTTTCTGAATCTACTACAAAAGTTAATTTTGTGCAAGGAGGTCagaattttcaaaagaaaaattcTGGAAGTAAGAGAAAGTTTTCTGAAGCAAAGAGTAACAAGATTTAG
- the LOC131182146 gene encoding cyclin-dependent protein kinase inhibitor SMR2-like has protein sequence MASNLQHFKNMPKVRLSTTGTPSNQEHESSDVLEEAKHECHTPTSAKHKIPTMLICPAPPKKPRSSAVSCKRKLSELHFFETLYRHEVDMFLSSIKDNVISSSTRLI, from the exons ATGGCTAGTAATCTTCAGCACTTCAAGAACATGCCAAAAGTTCGATTAAGCACCACCGGGACACCATCTAATCAAGAACACGAGAGCAGTGATGTTCTTGAAGAAGCTAAGCATGAGTGCCACACACCAACTTCAGCCAAACACAAGATTCCTACTATGTTAATCTGCCCAGCTCCACCAAAGAAACCAAGAAGCAGTGCAGTTTCGTGCAAAAGAAAATTGTCAGAGCTTCACTTCTTTGAGACTTTGTATCGCCATGAGGTTGACATGTTTTTAAGTTCCATTAAGGACAATGTTATTTCCTCGTCGACTCGCTTG ATTTAG